The Amblyomma americanum isolate KBUSLIRL-KWMA chromosome 11, ASM5285725v1, whole genome shotgun sequence genome includes the window CACTTTCGCTTTTATGTTCGGCATGGCATGGGCGCCTAGGTTTCTCCCGCGCTCTTCCCGTCACGCCGCTTGCAACGGGCTTTGACTGCAACTGTCATGCTAGTGTGGTGAAGTAGAGATCCTACTACGTTGTGATCATGTCAAACGGAGGCAGGGGGGTAGTCGTGCAGATTTGGAAGAATTTCTGGTCGTCTATCACTACCAAGAGAAACCCTGGCAGAGAAGTTGGTCGCGATCATTTCGGAAACAAGTATTTCGAGATACCGGCTGGTAAGCTATTCTCGTGCTTTGAAATATTCCCTTGCATCCATCTCCGGCCGTGCGCAAGCCGTGTCATCGAAAACGCGCTTCTTCGTGTGGGTCCTGGCGGCTTCGTTTACTGTGTCGTGAAATTTCAGACCCGAGCAGAGGAAAGCGAAGGCCGAGGCGATGGTTCGAGCCGCGCATTAAGGAGAACTTTACTGCAGACATGCCCGCAGAATGGGAAGGTGAGCGGAGATATACCTTTTGGGCTTGCGGCAACGAGAATGATGACACCTCACTGACTGCGTTGCCGAACTTGCTCCTTTTCAGCTTGGCTGCGAGGAAGACGCGCCGTTCCCCCAACGCAAGAGGTACGCTGGCCTGACGTGCTGTCACAGCGTGCAGCACGTCAGGTGGCTTAGGAGACAAGAGTTCAGATAAGAACCCGAGTAATGCTAACGTCTAATGACGCCGGTTGCAATGCTCGTGGAACAACTCGCACAcacaggcaaagaaaaaaaaatcgtcccAGGGGTGCCCAACACACCCTGTCTGCCTCTTGTGCAAAGTTTGTGTGAAAGGTAAATAGGCAGCAAATAAGACAGCAATGTTTGAAGGCACTGAGGACATTTGGTGTCAGTTCTATTTCATTCATTCAACAGGCAAAGCAATAAGTGGCTAGGATTGTGTCATGGCTTGAAATTCTGCCACAGCACAGTCATCAGGTCATGTACCTGCCATTGGCAGTCAAACGTAGTGAATGCATGCTGGCTCTTGAAAGTGTCTTTTGTTCTCTGTAAAAAAATCCGAGTAGCACTTGATAAAATACCCTCACTGTCAGCTCTCACATTCTCACACTAACCATTATTGTACAGTGTTTAGGCAGATTCCCTTAATAGCTAGCTGTGCTGTGTCTGCTTTTCGTATTGGTTAACATGTGCTGAGAGTGACCAACCTTTTGGCTTCTGATCAGAATGTCGCCTCTTTGCCTAACAATTGCAAGTGCTATCAGTCGCACTTGGGATCAAACTGTGCAGTAAACTGTGCAAAAAATGTTGACACATTGCCTCCTTTTAGGAAGAAGGCAGCAGTGGCTCCATTTGAAACACTTATGCACATCTGCTCACCTTCATTATCGTTCAAGCACCAAATGCATTTTCAGTAGAATGCAGACATACAGCTTCATGTCACCTGTCTTTGGAATTATTTCCCATTCACCACTCACTGCTATGTCTCTGCTCTAAATCCTGTAACTTTTTCGGAACAGTTACAACATTACATTTGCAACAGTAGTGTGCATTGCATATTTTTTCCATCATGCTTTTCAGACATTGCCATATCTGCATTCTGGTTTTCTTTGCACTTTCATATCGTGATGGTTCTGCATTTCACTTGGTACAACTTACCCTGTAGTTTCCGGAAGTTCTTGTCGGCTCATTTCACCTCTTGTGCAGTGTTGCTTGAGATGTATTAATGCATAGGCTTTCCTTTGATGCTCATGAGAATCAGAGGTGGTGCAAATTATAACTGAGCTTCCTCACTTGTCCCGTTATCTCACTGTGCACTGTCCTGTTTCATTGTATTCTTTTATGTATTTGCTTTATATTGTACATTTCTTGACACTGTACAGCACTGCAGTAAAATGCAGCCATTGGTAATCCAGGCTCACCTGAAATTATATCTGCAGGAAATCGCCTACAACCAAGCGCTGATGGAATCAAAGAAGGAGAAAGCAGCACTCCTGGAAAGTGCAGCTAGAGAGGTGAAGTGTCTCCTAACTCCCTCTCATAGGCTGCTTGGATTTGGCATGAAGCTTGGAAAAGCATTGAAATGTGTGCCATTACTGAAGCCAGGTTAAACAAAGTCAGCATGAGTCCTAGGCTGCATTCAATGAGGCAGCCTCATGAAACGAGCTGAACCATGGCATCAGTGCAGGCCACCATGTGTGTGTGGAGCATAGCAGCACGTGAGAAGAGGCTGGTGAAGACCGGAGTGAACAGAGCCCAGAATCGTATTGTATGCAGTTCCTCACTATGGTGAAGAAAAAGCCCAAGAATTGGAAATCACATTTGTTGTATTCATTTGCATCTACATCATTACTGCCTAGTAACTTGACGTCGGTGTGATAAAATACCCTCTGTGAAACAACCACCACAGACTTTGCTTTTTGACTGCCCAGATATTGCAGTAATGTGATGCCCTGAATGGTGACCTACGCAAGCCACAGCTTGTTTCGTCTTTGCCTTGCCGCTGCAGTGTTGTAAGCATTGTAAAAAGCAGCCTGAGCAAACTACTGTGTGCCTCATCCTTGTGTCTTGCTGTCACCATCATGAATACCACATGGAGCGAGCCAGTATGTGCCTCATCTTCCTGTCTAATAGTAGATGTAGGATTCAGGGTAGTACAGAAAAAGACAGGACCTAACTAAGTCATCTTGCTGCATCGACTGCCTTTCGCACTTGTTCTGTGCATACCCCAGTTGCCGTTTGTTATATTCATCCAGCAGGTGGGTTTATAGAGTGTCTTGTTGCCTCTCCCTCACGTGTCAGTAGTTTAGTTTGAGTGTGCTGCATGTGTCATAAGAGCACTTTCGCTCTGGCCGCATTCACTGTGCTTTCAAGGTCGCCTAGTTGACCTGAACAGGCGAGCACTTGTCTTGCACCCTACTCACAGTCGTTCCTACCTAAACGTGGTAAATGGGAAACCGATCTAGGCCTCTGGCTGGAGAAAAGCATTTGTGCTCCTTCCCAATCCTTAGAAATTTGTTTTATTATGCGCCActaaacacaacacacacaacacatTATTGTGCCAAAGCACTTTGCCTTTTATTATTCTTGATTTAGTGTATTGTTGCATGTGATTTAATTTTAAACAAATATTGACTGCATTCACATTTTTTACCCTCGGACTTTGAACGAACTTTTGAATGCTGGGCACATCACCACCTGAGACCTGCTAGTGAGCTCGCTTCTTTTATTATTTCAGAACGTTCACTTTTGGAATTGCTTATGCAGAcatgaaattttgaaaattaacATACAATGTGGTTATTTTTCTCAGCCTTTAgggagctgccgcggtggctcagtggttatggtgctcggctgctgacccgaaagacgcgggttcgaattaCCGCAGcggccgaattttgatggaggcgaaattctaggagcccatgtactgtgcgatgtcagtgcacgttcaggaaccccagatggtcgaaaattccggagccgcTACTGATAAGCCTGTAGGGATgccttgcaaaaaaaattaatttacaGGCATCGAGTGCAGTGTAATCTAATATGGTCTTCAACTTGATGGCAGACAGATTCATTCCTCTTCATACAGAAATTGACATAGAGAATATTGTGATGTCTGTGTGTGCATCAACGATCAGTGACGTGGAACCTGAGAGACTATTTGCCACCGTATGGTGAAGATGCAAGGAGATAGAACTCTCTCTCTTGGCAACGATTTTTTACGAGTGAAACCAGTAATGCTGCCATTCAAATGTGATGTTGCAGGAGCCATGTGCTGACACTCACCAAAGCTAAAACTGACAGCAAAAAATAGCTTGTAATTATTAGTTACAGAGTGTTCTGGATTTCAGAGTTCATTCTCATGACTACTGTGCTTGTAGGGATCTTTTTAGTCAAAACGCCAACACGCAGAAGCTTTGAGCCTCTACCCCTTTAAGCATCACAGTTTGTTTATGAGCAGACTACTTGGATGTGAAGGAGTGTCTCAAGAGGCTGGTAGTGGAAGAGAGCCCTGTATTGAAAAGCATAGGTTTTAACTGGCATATTTAACACTCCCGACAGGCTGCTCTGCTAAGAAAATGAGGTCGGGGGGAAGCAAGACTGACGAGAAGAGGGTTAGGAAAGTAAAAAGGCTTAAAAAATTAATCTCGTGGTCATCAAGTTTAGAATAAGACTTGCAGATTCAGATTGGTTTGTAGTTTTTGGAGGAAGTCATCCGTATATGCTTGCAGCTAGGTGGCAGACATCTGCTAAGAATGGAATGGCACCTTGGGGCTGGCTGCCTGGTCAGTTCCTGGAATCGCGTGTCTGTCACTCGCTCATATTAGAAATGTTGCACTGGTTTCATGTCTGACGACCAGCTGTGCAATTAAGTGCATGTTCAGGGTGCATTTCACTGCTGTGGTCCCATAGCACTGCTGATGTTTCGTCTCGCAGGGACGTGAGAGGAGACAGCTTGGTGAGGTCCTTCATCAGAATCCCTATTGTGAGTATGAGTCCGCCTTTTTCTGAAAACAACCACAGCAGTACTACAGGCCTTGCTGCACAGCTCTCGGAACCAAGAATTGAAAATGCGACTGGCGCAGGCCTTTGGCAGCGTGCTCGTGTGGCTACCAAATGCTGGTGCGCAGCAAGGGCTATCTATGCCTACTGCTCGGTAGCTTTTATTTGGTTCTTAATAGCATTGGCCATTGCATGTATAGATTACTGGAGCTCCTTTGCCTCGTACTGTTTTATCGCAGGGGCAGTATTCTGACTTGGATACCTGTGAATATTGAATTTGGCCACAGCAGTGGAAGTGGTTTTGCAGTTCAGTTGCATGAGAAGTGTAGTCATGGGATCTGCGCTCATTTCTGCTTGTGTTAGAAAGCCTGAAGCATGCTGCAAATATATAAACCATGTTTTCCAAACTAATAGctcaacgcattaaaaaaaatcggcAGTCTGACCTGGTAAAATATGTTTAGAAATATATTTCTGTTCAGCAGTGAAAAAAAGTTTATCACTGTGTCTGGTCGCAGTTTGTATAGAGGTGCAGTGTTGTAACACCAAGTGTGTTCCTGTAATGTTTCGCAAGCCACTTTCTTGATTGGTTTAATGATGCTTTAATGAGCGGTTGCACTGCTTTAGCTGATCAGTGCTGATATGGATCCTGGTCAAATTTTGCTACAAGGCTTGAGAAGAATGGCATTACTACACTAGTCAGCTTTGAACAGTCCCGCAGTAAATCTTGGGCACATTCTTTGCACAAATCTTGGAAACTTTTATTTGAGTGTTGGTGGGTTGGCAAGACTGACTTTTTGTTATTCATTTTCttatttcaatttttgtttctgtattaaatttatatttcttgtttatatttttcatattttgctCTGTTCATAGGTTGATTTTTAATGCATATAAAACGAATTaaaatgggcagctttataaaGCTGTATAAAGTGAGGAATGATTGGCTGCAATGAAAAAGCTTGCACATAATAGTGCTTTAGTTCTCCTTATCCTGCTCATGAACAGGAGTCAGATAATCAGCTTCTGTTGGGGCATGATTGGTTTAGGCTACTGAAATGAAATGCTTTATGACTGGCTACAAAGCCAACTAGCTGAGCCCCACTGTGCTGTGACGACCGGTTTGgggaatgagggggggggggggggggtgg containing:
- the LOC144110614 gene encoding NADH dehydrogenase [ubiquinone] 1 alpha subcomplex assembly factor 2, which codes for MSNGGRGVVVQIWKNFWSSITTKRNPGREVGRDHFGNKYFEIPADPSRGKRRPRRWFEPRIKENFTADMPAEWEAWLRGRRAVPPTQEEIAYNQALMESKKEKAALLESAAREGRERRQLGEVLHQNPYSSFPLYDDYQRIQEGKEAEAHQDSQEPPKESPPK